Proteins from one Ciconia boyciana chromosome 26, ASM3463844v1, whole genome shotgun sequence genomic window:
- the LOC140644318 gene encoding feather keratin B-4-like — protein sequence MSSYRQMISSRCLAPCEVTCPQPIANAWSQPCITSCGDSRAVIYPPPVVMTFPGPILSSCPQESIVGSSAPSSIGSFFGSMSSLGPSGFYSSRSLYNYGRSYSSYGSSGYGFVSCRPC from the coding sequence ATGTCTTCCTACAGACAGATGATCAGCTCCCGCTGCCTTGCGCCCTGCGAAGTGACCTGCCCGCAGCCAATTGCAAATGCCTGGAGCCAGCCCTGTATTACATCCTGTGGTGATTCGAGAGCTGTGATCTACCCACCACCTGTGGTCATGACCTTCCCAGGACCCATTCTCAGCTCCTGCCCTCAGGAGAGCATAGTGGGCAGCTCAGCACCATCCAGCATTGGGAGCTTCTTTGGATCCATGAGCTCTCTGGGTCCCAGTGGCTTCTATAGCTCTAGGAGCTTGTACAATTATGGGAGGTCATATTCTTCCTATGGATCCAGTGGTTATGGTTTTGTGAGCTGCAGACCATGTTAA